In Arachis hypogaea cultivar Tifrunner chromosome 2, arahy.Tifrunner.gnm2.J5K5, whole genome shotgun sequence, a genomic segment contains:
- the LOC112731783 gene encoding O-fucosyltransferase 13 isoform X2 gives MRRDFCDGVGIARLLNATLVLPKFEVASYWNESSGFADVYDVDYFIEQMSGFVKVVKQLPPEIASKEPVHVDCSKRKGQFDYIESVLPSLLEHKYISITPAASQRRDRYPLYAKAALCQACYKALRLTRSLETKASQLLDAIPKPFMSLHLRFEPDMVAYSQCQYPGLSPTSMKAIEAAQIDRKPWTGELARIWRLRGKCPLTPNETALILKSLSISPTTNIYLAAGDGLMEIEGLTDVYTNIFTKASLLSGEDFMNMHGNTKAALDYYVSINSDSYVATYFGNMDKMVSAMRAFKGLYKTLFLSRKGFAELTSKGLEGKELMQELWKLHRDDFVIGRGSALPECFCEFKL, from the exons ATGCGAAGAGAT TTCTGTGATGGTGTGGGCATTGCTCGTCTTTTAAATGCAACCCTTGTCCTGCCAAAGTTTGAAGTGGCTTCATATTGGAATGAATCAAG TGGCTTTGCAGATGTGTATGATGTAGACTACTTCATTGAACAAATGAGTGGCTTTGTCAAAGTTGTCAAACAGTTACCACCGGAGATTGCTTCAAAAGAACCTGTTCATGTGGATTGTAGCAAACGGAAAGGCCAATTTGATTATATTGAAAGTGTTCTTCCATCCCTATTAGAACATAAATACATTTCAATCACACCAGCAGCGTCTCAAAGAAGGGACAG ATACCCTTTGTATGCAAAAGCTGCTCTGTGTCAAGCTTGTTACAAGGCACTGCGTCTCACCAGATCCTTGGAAACGAAAGCCTCTCAGCTTCTGGATGCGATACCTAAACCCTTTATGTCCCTTCATCTTCGATTTGAGCCTGACATGGTTGCGTACAGCCAGTGCCAGTATCCAGGGCTTTCACCTACCTCCATGAAAGCCATAGAAGCAGCTCAAATAGACCGAAAACCATGGACTGGAGAATTAGCCCGGATATGGCGGTTACGTGGGAAATGTCCTCTTACACCTAATGAGACAGCTTTAATACTTAAATCACTTTCTATCTCACCAACCACAAATATATACCTTGCAGCCGGAGATGGGTTGATGGAAATCGAAGGCTTAACAGATGTCTACACCAATATATTTACCAAGGCTAGCCTTCTTAGTGGTGAAGACTTCATGAACATGCATGGCAATACAAAAGCTGCTTTGGATTATTATGTTTCCATCAATAGTGATTCTTATGTAGCTACATATTTTGGGAACATGGATAAGATGGTTTCGGCGATGAGAGCTTTCAAAGGATTGTACAAGACCCTATTCTTGAGCCGAAAAGGCTTTGCGGAGCTCACGTCGAAGGGTCTGGAGGGAAAGGAGTTGATGCAAGAACTATGGAAGCTTCACAGAGATGATTTTGTCATTGGAAGAGGCTCTGCTCTGCCTGAATGTTTCTGTGAATTTAAGTTGtga
- the LOC112731783 gene encoding O-fucosyltransferase 13 isoform X3 — MQPLSCQSLKWLHIGMNQDVYDVDYFIEQMSGFVKVVKQLPPEIASKEPVHVDCSKRKGQFDYIESVLPSLLEHKYISITPAASQRRDRYPLYAKAALCQACYKALRLTRSLETKASQLLDAIPKPFMSLHLRFEPDMVAYSQCQYPGLSPTSMKAIEAAQIDRKPWTGELARIWRLRGKCPLTPNETALILKSLSISPTTNIYLAAGDGLMEIEGLTDVYTNIFTKASLLSGEDFMNMHGNTKAALDYYVSINSDSYVATYFGNMDKMVSAMRAFKGLYKTLFLSRKGFAELTSKGLEGKELMQELWKLHRDDFVIGRGSALPECFCEFKL, encoded by the exons ATGCAACCCTTGTCCTGCCAAAGTTTGAAGTGGCTTCATATTGGAATGAATCAAG ATGTGTATGATGTAGACTACTTCATTGAACAAATGAGTGGCTTTGTCAAAGTTGTCAAACAGTTACCACCGGAGATTGCTTCAAAAGAACCTGTTCATGTGGATTGTAGCAAACGGAAAGGCCAATTTGATTATATTGAAAGTGTTCTTCCATCCCTATTAGAACATAAATACATTTCAATCACACCAGCAGCGTCTCAAAGAAGGGACAG ATACCCTTTGTATGCAAAAGCTGCTCTGTGTCAAGCTTGTTACAAGGCACTGCGTCTCACCAGATCCTTGGAAACGAAAGCCTCTCAGCTTCTGGATGCGATACCTAAACCCTTTATGTCCCTTCATCTTCGATTTGAGCCTGACATGGTTGCGTACAGCCAGTGCCAGTATCCAGGGCTTTCACCTACCTCCATGAAAGCCATAGAAGCAGCTCAAATAGACCGAAAACCATGGACTGGAGAATTAGCCCGGATATGGCGGTTACGTGGGAAATGTCCTCTTACACCTAATGAGACAGCTTTAATACTTAAATCACTTTCTATCTCACCAACCACAAATATATACCTTGCAGCCGGAGATGGGTTGATGGAAATCGAAGGCTTAACAGATGTCTACACCAATATATTTACCAAGGCTAGCCTTCTTAGTGGTGAAGACTTCATGAACATGCATGGCAATACAAAAGCTGCTTTGGATTATTATGTTTCCATCAATAGTGATTCTTATGTAGCTACATATTTTGGGAACATGGATAAGATGGTTTCGGCGATGAGAGCTTTCAAAGGATTGTACAAGACCCTATTCTTGAGCCGAAAAGGCTTTGCGGAGCTCACGTCGAAGGGTCTGGAGGGAAAGGAGTTGATGCAAGAACTATGGAAGCTTCACAGAGATGATTTTGTCATTGGAAGAGGCTCTGCTCTGCCTGAATGTTTCTGTGAATTTAAGTTGtga
- the LOC112731783 gene encoding O-fucosyltransferase 13 isoform X1, which translates to MECSEISRVETLQLVATRASNSSTIRNQWIYQSGLLWGLNQMRRDFCDGVGIARLLNATLVLPKFEVASYWNESSGFADVYDVDYFIEQMSGFVKVVKQLPPEIASKEPVHVDCSKRKGQFDYIESVLPSLLEHKYISITPAASQRRDRYPLYAKAALCQACYKALRLTRSLETKASQLLDAIPKPFMSLHLRFEPDMVAYSQCQYPGLSPTSMKAIEAAQIDRKPWTGELARIWRLRGKCPLTPNETALILKSLSISPTTNIYLAAGDGLMEIEGLTDVYTNIFTKASLLSGEDFMNMHGNTKAALDYYVSINSDSYVATYFGNMDKMVSAMRAFKGLYKTLFLSRKGFAELTSKGLEGKELMQELWKLHRDDFVIGRGSALPECFCEFKL; encoded by the exons ATGGAGTGTTCGGAGATTAGTAGAGTGGAGACCTTGCAATTGGTGGCTACAAGGGCATCAAACAG CTCTACCATTAGAAACCAATGGATATATCAGAGTGGATTGCTATGGGGCCTCAATCAGATGCGAAGAGAT TTCTGTGATGGTGTGGGCATTGCTCGTCTTTTAAATGCAACCCTTGTCCTGCCAAAGTTTGAAGTGGCTTCATATTGGAATGAATCAAG TGGCTTTGCAGATGTGTATGATGTAGACTACTTCATTGAACAAATGAGTGGCTTTGTCAAAGTTGTCAAACAGTTACCACCGGAGATTGCTTCAAAAGAACCTGTTCATGTGGATTGTAGCAAACGGAAAGGCCAATTTGATTATATTGAAAGTGTTCTTCCATCCCTATTAGAACATAAATACATTTCAATCACACCAGCAGCGTCTCAAAGAAGGGACAG ATACCCTTTGTATGCAAAAGCTGCTCTGTGTCAAGCTTGTTACAAGGCACTGCGTCTCACCAGATCCTTGGAAACGAAAGCCTCTCAGCTTCTGGATGCGATACCTAAACCCTTTATGTCCCTTCATCTTCGATTTGAGCCTGACATGGTTGCGTACAGCCAGTGCCAGTATCCAGGGCTTTCACCTACCTCCATGAAAGCCATAGAAGCAGCTCAAATAGACCGAAAACCATGGACTGGAGAATTAGCCCGGATATGGCGGTTACGTGGGAAATGTCCTCTTACACCTAATGAGACAGCTTTAATACTTAAATCACTTTCTATCTCACCAACCACAAATATATACCTTGCAGCCGGAGATGGGTTGATGGAAATCGAAGGCTTAACAGATGTCTACACCAATATATTTACCAAGGCTAGCCTTCTTAGTGGTGAAGACTTCATGAACATGCATGGCAATACAAAAGCTGCTTTGGATTATTATGTTTCCATCAATAGTGATTCTTATGTAGCTACATATTTTGGGAACATGGATAAGATGGTTTCGGCGATGAGAGCTTTCAAAGGATTGTACAAGACCCTATTCTTGAGCCGAAAAGGCTTTGCGGAGCTCACGTCGAAGGGTCTGGAGGGAAAGGAGTTGATGCAAGAACTATGGAAGCTTCACAGAGATGATTTTGTCATTGGAAGAGGCTCTGCTCTGCCTGAATGTTTCTGTGAATTTAAGTTGtga
- the LOC112731757 gene encoding uncharacterized protein, whose product MEAYNRTYQFHINIVPSQEYWADAEGMPCLPPPYKRPIGRPTKKRARHESESQSGSQYKLKRSYGKTSCKYCRKVGHNSRTCPVKNHVAAGEDADAQEVPQAGQPATGGVVPPRDLQDMSNSEQEMY is encoded by the exons ATGGAAGCATACAATAGAACATATCAATTTCACATCAACATTGTCCCTAGTCAAGAATATTGGGCTGATGCAGAGGGCATGCCGTGTCTCCCTCCACCTTATAAGAGGCCAATAGGAAGGCCTACAAAGAAGAGAGCACGACATGAATCAGAGAGTCAGAGTGGGAGCCAGTACAAACTCAAGAGGAGCTATGGAAAAACAAGTTGTAAATATTGTAGAAAG GTGGGACACAATTCTAGGACCTGCCCTGTTAAGAATCATGTTGCAGCTGGGGAAGATGCAGATGCACAAGAAGTACCTCAAGCAGGTCAGCCAGCAACAGGAGGAGTTGTGCCACCCAGGGACTTACAAGACATGTCAAACTCAGAGCAAGAGATGTATTAG
- the LOC112761870 gene encoding expansin-A23-like, with translation MSKLIFSIALLVLVQAIISVDGILHHWYSDANATFYGDMEGRETMGGACGYGDLFEQGYGLMTTAVSPALFNNGYTCGSCFEMKCVNKPNWNYCKKGSSPIRVTVTNLCPPNYGQGDGHWCNPPYKHFDLSMKMFTTMAEYRAGIVPVLYRRVPCHKQGGVKFQLKGTPYWLLVLVFNVGNAGDVSSVSIKGQNGKWLTMSKNWGQNWLIGVNLVGQSLSFKVTTSDRKTLVFHHVAPSHWQFGSTYEGKLNF, from the exons ATGTCCAAGCTCATCTTTAGCATTGCTCTGTTGGTATTGGTCCAAGCCATCATTTCAGTTGATGGCATTCTCCATCATTGGTATTCTGATGCCAATGCAACCTTCTATGGTGACATGGAAGGTAGAGAAACCATGG GGGGTGCATGTGGCTATGGTGATCTCTTTGAGCAAGGGTATGGTCTTATGACCACAGCTGTAAGCCCTGCCCTATTCAACAATGGTTACAcatgtggatcatgttttgagatGAAATGTGTGAACAAGCCCAATTGGAATTATTGCAAAAAGGGCTCAAGCCCAATAAGAGTAACCGTAACAAACTTATGTCCACCAAATTATGGACAAGGTGATGGACATTGGTGCAACCCTCCATATAAGCACTTTGATTTATCAATGAAGATGTTCACAACTATGGCAGAATATAGAGCCGGGATTGTACCTGTTTTATATAGAAGAGTTCCATGCCATAAACAAGGTGGTGTCAAGTTTCAGTTGAAAGGGACACCTTATTGGTTGCTTGTGTTGGTGTTCAATGTTGGTAATGCTGGTGATGTTTCTAGTGTTAGCATCAAAGGGCAAAATGGTAAATGGCTTACTATGTCAAAAAATTGGGGACAAAATTGGTTAATTGGAGTTAACTTGGTTGGACAAAGTTTGTCTTTTAAGGTCACAACTAGTGATAGGAAAACTTTGGTATTTCATCATGTTGCTCCTTCTCATTGGCAATTTGGATCAACCTATGAGGGCAAGCTTAATTTTTAG
- the LOC112731815 gene encoding uncharacterized protein At2g34160 — protein sequence MEAITEGVNNINISESHKKNRIQVSNTKKPLFFYVNLAKRYMQQHNEVELSALGMAIATVVTVAEILKNNGLAVERKIMTSTVDIKDDSRGRPVQKAKIEILLGKTANFDELMAAAAAEGGENGDVEENNA from the exons ATGGAAGCAATCACAGAAGGAGTGAACAACATCAACATCTCCGAATCCCACAAGAAGAATCGCATTCAGGTCTCCAACACCAAAAAACCCCTTTTCTTCTACGTTAATCTCGCCAAG agGTATATGCAACAGCACAATGAGGTTGAGCTTTCTGCTCTAGGAATGG CTATTGCCACAGTGGTAACTGTTGCtgaaatattgaaaaataatggGCTTGCTGTTGAAAGGA AAATCATGACATCAACTGTCGACATAAAGGATGATTCGAGAGGGAGACCTGTCCAAAAGGCCAAG ATTGAAATATTACTTGGGAAGACTGCAAACTTTGACGAGCTGATGGCTGCTGCGGCTGCCGAAGGTGGCGAAAATGGAGACGTCGAAGAAAACAATGCATAA
- the LOC112731799 gene encoding uncharacterized protein, giving the protein MGKAKKGPKFAVRKKVITTKAIKSYKQEVLDPRKKDHDKEKLPRNVPRYSSALFFEYNTALGPPYRVLIDTNFINFSIQNKLELEKEMLKCLYAKCTPCITDCVMAELEKLGQKYRVALRIAKDPRFERILCTHKGTYADDCIVDRVTRNKCYIVATCDRDLKRRIRKIPGVPIMYITKRQYSIERLPEATMGGAPRI; this is encoded by the exons ATGGGTAAAGCTAAAAAAGGACCTAAATTTGCTGTGAGGAAGAAGGTTATTACCACTAAAGCTATCAAAAG CTACAAGCAGGAGGTTTTGGACCCAAGAAAGAAGGATCATGACAAGGAAAAGCTACCCAGAAACGT GCCTCGCTATTCTTCAGCACTTTTCTTTGAATACAATACTGCATTGGGACCCCCTTATCGTGTTCTAATCGATACCAACTTCATCAATTTCTCCATCCAAAATAAA TTGGAGCTGGAGAAGGAAATGCTGAAGTGTTTATATGCAAAAT GCACTCCTTGTATCACGGATTGTGTGATGGCAGAGCTTGAGAAGTTAGGGCAGAAATATCGTGTTGCTCTAAG GATTGCAAAGGATCCACGATTTGAGAGAATACTCTGTACTCATAAAGGGACCTATGCTGATGACTGTATTGTTGATAGAGTTACTCGG AATAAGTGCTACATTGTTGCAACTTGTGATCGGGACTTGAAGAGGAGGATCCGGAAG ATTCCTGGTGTGCCAATAATGTACATCACGAAACGCCAGTACTCGATTGAGCGCTTACCTGAAGCAACTATGGGTGGAG CACCAAGAATATGA
- the LOC112731831 gene encoding uncharacterized protein: MGKAKKGPKFAVRKKVITTKAIKNYKQEVLDPRKKDHDKEKLPRNVPRYSSALFFEYNTALGPPYRVLIDTNFINFYIQNKLDLEKEMLKCLYAKCTPCITDCVMAELEKLGQKYRVALRIAKDPRFERILCTHKGTYADDCIVDRVTRNKCYIVATCDRDLKRRIRKIPGVPIMYITKRQYSIERLPEATMGGAPRI, encoded by the exons ATGGGTAAAGCTAAAAAAGGACCAAAATTTGCTGTGAGGAAAAAGGTTATTACCACCAAAGCTATCAAAAA CTACAAGCAGGAGGTTTTGGACCCAAGAAAGAAGGATCATGACAAGGAAAAGCTACCCAGAAACGT GCCGCGCTATTCTTCGGCACTTTTCTTTGAATACAATACTGCATTGGGACCCCCTTACCGTGTTTTAATCGATACCAACTTCATCAATTTCTACATCCAGAATAAA TTGGATCTGGAGAAGGAAATGCTGAAGTGTTTATATGCAAAAT GCACCCCTTGCATCACAGATTGTGTGATGGCAGAGCTTGAAAAGTTAGGGCAGAAATATCGTGTCGCTCTGAG GATTGCAAAGGATCCTCGATTTGAGAGAATACTCTGTACTCATAAAGGGACATATGCTGATGACTGTATTGTTGATAGAGTTACTCGG AATAAGTGCTACATTGTTGCAACTTGTGATCGGGACTTGAAGAGGAGGATCCGGAAG ATTCCCGGTGTACCAATAATGTACATCACGAAACGCCAGTACTCGATTGAGCGCTTACCTGAAGCAACTATGGGTGGAg CACCAAGAATATGA